Proteins co-encoded in one Arachis stenosperma cultivar V10309 chromosome 7, arast.V10309.gnm1.PFL2, whole genome shotgun sequence genomic window:
- the LOC130939172 gene encoding uncharacterized protein LOC130939172, with the protein MKVKVISRSVDEFTRERSQDLQRVFRNYDPNLRTQEKAVEYVRALNAVKLDKIFARPFIGAMDGHIDGVSCMAKNPTQLKWIFSGAMDGDIRLWDIASRRTVCQFPGHQGAVRGLTVSTDGRMLVSCGTDCTVRLWNASVDNLMELGHSTKNSVEPASVHIGKNAFLAVDHQWDGELFATAGAQVDIWNHNRSEPINSFQWGTDSVISVRFNPGEPNLLVASASDRGIMLYDLRMATPVTKMIMMTKTNSIAWNPMEPINFTAANEDGNCYSYDARKLDEAKCVHTDHVSAVMDIDYSPTGREFVTGSYDRTVRLFHYNSGHSREIYHTKRMQRVFCVKFSGDGSYVISGSDDTNLRLWKAKASEQLGVVLPRERKKHEYHAAIKKRYMHLPEVKRIARHRHLPKPIYKAAALMRAMADARKRKQERRKAHSAPGSITTQPLRRRRIIKEVE; encoded by the exons ATGAAGGTCAAAGTTATATCTCGTTCTGTTGATGAATTCACCCGGGAACGAAGCCAAGACCTTCAG AGGGTATTCCGCAACTACGATCCCAACCTTCGTACTCAAGAGAAAGCTGTTGAGTATGTCCGTGCTCTCAATGCTGTCAAGTTGGACAAG ATTTTTGCAAGACCGTTTATAGGTGCAATGGATGGGCATATAGATGGGGTTTCCTGTATGGCTAAGAATCCTACCCAATTGAAATGGATATTTTCTGGTGCAATGGATGGAG ATATTCGTCTCTGGGATATAGCTTCCAG GCGCACAGTTTGTCAGTTTCCTGGTCATCAAGGTGCTGTCCGAGGCTTGACTGTATCAACAGATGGGCGCATGCTTGTGTCATGTGGTACTGATTGCAC TGTTAGACTTTGGAATGCTTCTGTTGATAATCTTATGGAGTTGGGTCACTCAACTAAGAATTCTGTAGAG CCAGCAAGTGTTCATATTGGGAAGAATGCATTTTT GGCTGTTGATCACCAGTGGGATGGTGAACTTTTTGCCACAGCTGGTGCCCAAGTAGATATATGGAATCACAACAG ATCTGAGCCTATAAACAGTTTTCAATGGGGAACAGATTCAGTAATTTCGGTTCGGTTTAATCCCGGAGAACCAAATCTCCTAGTAGCATCTGCTAG TGACCGAGGTATAATGTTATACGATCTACGTATGGCTACTCCAGTGACAAAAATGATAATGATG ACCAAAACAAACTCGATAGCATGGAACCCAATGGAACCAATAAATTTCACAGCT GCAAATGAAGATGGAAATTGCTATAGCTATGATGCTAGAAAGTTAGATGAAGCCAAATGTGTTCATACAGATCATGTTTCTGCAGT GATGGACATTGACTATTCACCGACTGGTCGAGAATTTGTGACTGGATCgtatgacagaaca GTGAGGCTTTTCCATTATAACAGTGGTCACAGCAGGGAGATTTATCATACTAAGAGAATGCAAAG GGTATTCTGTGTCAAGTTCAGCGGTGATGGAAGTTATGTGATATCTGGAAGTGATGATACTAATCTCAGGCTTTGGAAGGCTAAGGCATCAGAACAACTTGGAGTT GTTCTCCCAAGGGAACGGAAGAAGCATGAGTATCATGCAGCCATTAAGAAACGTTATATGCACCTGCCTGAAGTTAAGCGTATTGCTAG GCATAGGCACTTGCCCAAGCCAATATACAAAGCTGCGGCTTTGATGCGTGCCATGGCAGATGCCAGGAAAAGAAAACAAGAGAGGAGGAAAGCTCACAGTGCACCAGGGAGCATTACGACGCAACCACTACGGAGACGAAGAATTATCAAAGAAGTTGAGTAA
- the LOC130939115 gene encoding U-box domain-containing protein 1-like, with the protein MDCDALTLSTMTISSPGLLPTETLLDSLVHISNEVVSIEKLPFVQMRNVSSMIRRIKLLSSLFEEIQEAETPLPPSSTLCFTELLSVITRGKVLIQEIKDASTLWGLIQLEFISNQFYVLVKEMGRALDILPLRLLNITADIREQVDLLHKQAKRAELTIDPRELQRREMLLEVMANNMMQNKKNKGYMDFGKMEELLSNIGLRTISDYDIEISKLEIEAQNQAGTGGLVVVSNINNLISLVSYSKSMIFRDGENEESKKESCSYLYNKVNDSSSSSQSMSIPDEFRCPISLDLMRDPVIVSSGHTYDRNSIAQWINSGHHTCPKSGQRLIHTALIPNYALKSLVQQWCYDNNVPLNEPNSSVSEEKSNKKNSNDGAIDHISANKAAADAVKMTAEFLVGKLATGSADTQRQAAYELRLLAKTGMDNRRIIAEVGAIPFLVTLLGSHDPRIQEHAVTAMFNLSIYDNNKVLLMSAGAVDKIVQVLEQGRTMEARENAAATIFSLSMLDDCKVQIGARPRAVPALVLLLKEGTPIGKRDAATALFNLAVYNPNKSIIVSSGAVDVLIELLMDDKASITDDALSVLALLLGCSQGLKEIRNSRELVPLLIDLLRFGSVKGKENSITLLLGLCKEETEVVARRLLANPRSVPSLQSLAAHGSLRARRKADALLRLLNRCCSQPHHSL; encoded by the coding sequence ATGGATTGTGATGCTCTTACTCTATCCACTATGACTATCTCTTCACCAGGATTGTTACCAACTGAGACATTGTTAGATTCTTTGGTTCACATATCCAATGAAGTTGTCTCAATAGAGAAGCTTCCATTTGTGCAAATGAGGAATGTCTCATCCATGATAAGGAGGATCAAGCTTCTCTCTTCATTGTTtgaagagattcaagaggcagaAACACCACTCcctccttcttcaactctttGCTTCACTGAGCTTTTATCAGTGATCACAAGGGGTAAGGTTTTGATCCAAGAAATCAAAGATGCAAGCACCCTTTGGGGCCTGATTCAGTTAGAATTCATCTCAAACcaattctatgttcttgttaaaGAGATGGGAAGAGCCCTTGATATCTTGCCTCTTAGATTGCTCAACATAACTGCAGATATAAGGGAGCAAGTGGATCTTCTTCACAAACAAGCGAAGCGAGCCGAGTTAACCATTGATCCTAGAGAGCTCCAAAGAAGAGAAATGCTTCTAGAAGTAATGGCCAACAACATGATGCAAAACAAGAAGAACAAGGGCTACATGGATTTTGGTAAAATGGAAGAACTGTTAAGTAACATTGGTTTGAGAACTATATCAGATTATGATATAGAAATTTCAAAGTTGGAGATTGAAGCTCAGAATCAAGCAGGAACAGGAGGACTAGTGGTTGTGTCAAACATAAACAACCTCATATCTCTTGTTTCTTATTCCAAATCAATGATTTTCAGAGATGGAGAAAatgaagaaagtaagaaagaatCTTGTTCATATTTGTACAACAAAGTCAATGATAGTTCTTCATCTTCTCAATCCATGTCAATTCCTGACGAATTTCGCTGCCCAATTTCACTTGACTTAATGAGAGATCCTGTGATTGTTTCATCCGGCCACACATATGATCGAAATTCGATTGCGCAGTGGATAAACTCTGGCCACCATACTTGCCCCAAAAGTGGACAGAGGCTAATCCacactgctctgataccaaactATGCACTGAAAAGTCTTGTTCAGCAATGGTGCTATGACAACAATGTTCCATTGAATGAGCCTAATTCTTCAGTTTCCGAGGAAAAGAGCAATAAGAAGAACTCAAATGACGGCGCTATTGATCACATCTCTGCCAACAAAGCGGCTGCAGATGCTGTGAAAATGACAGCAGAGTTTCTGGTTGGAAAATTGGCAACAGGCTCAGCTGACACACAAAGACAAGCTGCCTATGAGCTTCGTTTACTGGCGAAAACCGGCATGGACAACCGGCGAATCATAGCTGAGGTAGGTGCTATTCCTTTTCTGGTAACACTACTTGGATCACATGATCCAAGAATCCAGGAACATGCAGTGACTGCCATGTTCAACCTATCAATCTATGATAACAACAAGGTTCTGCTCATGTCGGCCGGCGCAGTGGACAAAATAGTCCAAGTTCTAGAACAAGGGAGAACAATGGAAGCCAGAGAGAATGCTGCAGCAACAATATTCAGCTTGAGTATGTTAGATGACTGCAAGGTTCAAATCGGAGCGCGGCCGAGGGCGGTTCCTGCATTAGTCCTCCTCTTGAAAGAAGGCACACCAATTGGGAAAAGAGATGCAGCAACTGCACTATTCAATCTTGCAGTGTACAATCCAAACAAATCAATAATTGTGAGTTCTGGTGCAGTTGATGTGCTTATTGAATTGCTAATGGATGATAAAGCTAGCATTACTGATGATGCATTATCAGTTCTTGCTTTGTTACTTGGATGCTCACAAGGACTAAAAGAAATAAGGAATAGTAGAGAGTTGGTGCCACTTCTCATTGATCTTCTAAGATTTGGATCAGTCAAAGGGAAGGAAAATTCTATAACACTTCTTCTAGGATTGTGCAAGGAAGAGACTGAGGTGGTTGCGCGGCGGTTGCTGGCGAATCCAAGGAGCGTGCCGTCGCTTCAAAGCTTGGCTGCTCATGGTTCATTGAGAGCTAGAAGGAAGGCTGATGCATTGTTAAGGTTGCTCAATAGATGTTGCTCTCAGCCTCATCATTCTCTTTGA